Proteins encoded by one window of Mus musculus strain C57BL/6J chromosome 10, GRCm38.p6 C57BL/6J:
- the Lingo3 gene encoding leucine-rich repeat and immunoglobulin-like domain-containing nogo receptor-interacting protein 3 precursor, translating into MTCWLHMLGLHLLLLPTAPLAAGCPARCECSASTRTVACGRRRLTAIPEGIPAETRMLELSRNRIRCLNPGDLASLPTLEELDLNHNVIAHVEPGAFANLPRLRVLRLRGNQLKLIPPGVFTHLDSLTLLDLSENKLVILLDFSFQDLRSLQRLEVGDNDLVFISRRAFAGLLGLAELTLERCNLTSLSPESLGHLRGLGALRLRHLAIAALEDQNFQKLPGLSHLEIDNWPLLEEVAPGSLRGLNLTSLSITHTNITAVPAAALRQQAHLTCLNLSHNPISMVPRGSFRDLVRLRELHLAGALLAVIEPQAFVGLRQIRLLNLSDNLLSTLEENTFHSVNTLETLRVDGNPLACDCRLLWIVQRRKTLNFDGRLPACATPAEVRGDALHNLPDSVLFEYFVCRKPKIRERRLQHVTATEGDDVRFLCRAEGEPAPTVAWVTPQHHSVTAASRGRARVLPGGTLTIADTRPQDSGTYTCVASNAGGNDTYFATLTVQPAANRTQGDGHNETQVGVRFPLDLTTILVSTAMGCITFLGVVLFCFLLLFVWSRGRGQHKNNFSVEYSFRKVDGPAAAAGQGGARKFNMKMI; encoded by the coding sequence ATGACCTGCTGGCTGCACATGCTGGGCCTGCACTTGCTGCTGCTGCCCACAGCGCCCCTGGCCGCAGGCTGCCCCGCACGCTGCGAGTGCTCCGCATCCACCCGCACTGTGGCCTGTGGGCGCCGCCGGCTGACAGCCATCCCCGAGGGCATCCCGGCCGAAACTCGCATGCTGGAGCTGAGCCGCAACCGCATCCGCTGTCTGAACCCTGGGGACCTGGCCTCGTTGCCCACCCTGGAGGAGCTGGACCTCAACCATAATGTGATTGCCCACGTGGAACCTGGGGCCTTCGCCAACCTGCCCCGCCTGCGCGTCCTGCGTCTCCGTGGCAACCAGCTGAAGCTCATCCCGCCAGGCGTGTTCACGCATCTGGACAGCCTCACGCTGCTGGACCTGAGCGAGAACAAGCTGGTCATCCTGCTGGATTTCAGCTTCCAGGACCTGCGCAGCCTGCAGCGGCTGGAGGTGGGCGACAATGACCTGGTGTTCATCTCCCGCAGGGCCTTTGCGGGGCTGTTGGGGCTGGCTGAGCTCACGCTGGAGCGCTGCAATCTCACATCACTGTCCCCGGAGTCGCTGGGTCACCTGCGGGGCTTGGGCGCTCTGCGCCTGCGCCACCTGGCCATCGCCGCCCTGGAGGACCAGAATttccagaagcttccaggactctcGCATCTGGAGATCGACAACTGGCCGCTGCTGGAGGAGGTGGCCCCGGGCAGCCTGCGTGGGCTGAACCTCACGTCGTTGTCCATCACACACACCAACATCACGGCTGTACCGGCCGCTGCGCTGCGACAGCAGGCCCACCTCACGTGCCTCAACCTGTCGCACAACCCCATCAGCATGGTGCCACGCGGCTCCTTCAGAGACCTGGTGCGCCTGCGTGAGCTGCACCTAGCAGGAGCCCTGCTGGCTGTCATCGAGCCGCAGGCCTTCGTGGGGCTGCGACAGATCCGCCTGCTCAACCTTTCGGACAACCTGCTGTCCACACTGGAGGAGAACACATTCCACTCGGTGAACACGCTCGAGACGCTGCGCGTGGACGGCAACCCGCTGGCCTGCGACTGTCGCCTGCTGTGGATCGTGCAGAGGCGGAAGACCCTGAACTTCGACGGCAGGCTCCCCGCCTGCGCCACCCCCGCCGAGGTGCGCGGCGACGCCCTGCACAATCTCCCCGACTCTGTGCTCTTCGAGTACTTCGTGTGCCGCAAGCCCAAGATCCGGGAGAGGCGGCTGCAGCATGTGACCGCCACCGAGGGCGACGACGTGCGCTTTCTGTGCCGCGCTGAGGGTGAGCCCGCGCCCACGGTAGCCTGGGTGACGCCCCAGCACCACTCGGTTACGGCTGCCAGCCGGGGCCGGGCACGCGTGCTGCCTGGGGGCACCCTGACCATCGCGGACACGCGGCCCCAGGACAGTGGCACCTACACATGTGTGGCCAGCAACGCCGGGGGTAACGACACTTATTTCGCCACCTTGACCGTCCAGCCGGCCGCCAACCGGACCCAGGGCGATGGGCACAACGAGACGCAGGTGGGCGTCCGGTTCCCGCTGGACCTCACCACCATTCTTGTGTCCACCGCCATGGGGTGCATCACCTTCCTGGGCGTGGTCCTCTTCTGTTTTCTGCTGCTTTTTGTGTGGAGCCGTGGCCGCGGACAGCACAAGAATAACTTCTCTGTGGAATATTCCTTCCGTAAGGTGGACGGTCCGGCGGCTGCGGCTGGCCAGGGTGGTGCGCGCAAGTTCAACATGAAGATGATCTGA